From the Natrarchaeobaculum aegyptiacum genome, one window contains:
- a CDS encoding aldehyde ferredoxin oxidoreductase family protein, whose product MKHVRGPLCTIDVGEQTAETEDIDDVLESTIGGRALGTALAHERIPFDADPFGPENSVFFATGPLQHSTMSFTGRMSATGLSPLTDGLLSSNAGGFLSRNFTGTGYSAVEISGESDDLVIVHVTDDGVEFEAVPELEEATVSETCEYIEEKSDLPEDHTVAIGPAGENRVRFASIMTSKERAFGRGGLGAVLGSKNVKAITFEGDSTNDVEIPPLQMEIHGEAAQADHPMKEAGTTSVTEYANMVGALPTRYFSELEFEGAADIGGDAVAEKKYKKGTCSACAFACKLPTRDEETGLETEGPEYETVMAFGSNAGIDDVVDVMQSNKLCDELGMDTISAGDVVSAYLASEDAFGDADLIHETVEKIAYRDGIGDTLAEGVDRFHDDLGVENWTVKGLEFAAHDGRTLNGQGLAFATSNRGADHMYAEFYPYEYPLVGKDDAFEKDGLEGKPPKLVELENLNVVKDSAVLCKFSRDFISEERLETLLDADYEELLAVGERTVALERHFNNQRGFDREDDTLPYEIPDFEEGLEEYYDLRDWNDDGTVPDSVLEETGPSGAPADD is encoded by the coding sequence ATGAAACACGTCCGGGGACCACTGTGTACGATCGACGTCGGAGAGCAGACAGCCGAAACTGAGGATATCGACGACGTCCTCGAGTCGACGATCGGCGGCCGCGCTCTCGGGACGGCGCTGGCCCACGAGCGGATTCCGTTCGACGCCGATCCGTTCGGGCCCGAAAACAGCGTCTTCTTCGCGACCGGGCCGCTCCAGCACTCGACGATGAGCTTCACCGGCCGAATGTCGGCGACGGGCCTCTCACCGCTGACCGACGGCCTGCTCTCCTCGAACGCCGGCGGCTTCCTCTCGCGAAACTTCACCGGTACCGGCTACAGCGCCGTCGAGATCAGCGGCGAGAGCGACGACCTCGTGATCGTCCACGTCACCGACGACGGCGTCGAATTCGAGGCCGTCCCGGAACTCGAGGAGGCCACCGTCTCCGAGACCTGCGAGTACATCGAAGAGAAGTCCGACCTGCCAGAAGACCACACGGTCGCCATCGGGCCGGCCGGCGAGAACCGGGTTCGCTTCGCCTCGATCATGACCTCGAAAGAGCGTGCCTTCGGTCGCGGCGGCCTCGGTGCCGTCCTCGGCTCGAAGAACGTCAAGGCGATCACCTTCGAGGGCGACTCCACCAACGACGTCGAGATTCCACCGCTGCAGATGGAGATCCACGGCGAGGCCGCCCAGGCCGACCACCCGATGAAAGAAGCGGGGACGACCTCCGTCACCGAATACGCGAACATGGTCGGCGCGCTGCCGACCCGCTACTTCTCGGAACTCGAGTTCGAGGGTGCTGCAGACATCGGCGGCGACGCCGTCGCCGAGAAGAAGTACAAGAAAGGGACCTGCTCGGCCTGTGCATTCGCCTGCAAGCTTCCCACCCGCGACGAAGAGACCGGCCTCGAGACCGAGGGGCCGGAATACGAGACCGTGATGGCCTTCGGCTCGAACGCCGGCATCGACGACGTCGTCGACGTGATGCAATCGAACAAGCTCTGTGACGAACTCGGCATGGACACCATCTCCGCCGGCGACGTCGTCTCCGCGTACCTCGCGAGCGAGGACGCCTTCGGCGACGCCGACCTGATCCACGAGACCGTCGAGAAGATCGCCTACCGCGACGGCATCGGCGACACGCTCGCGGAGGGCGTCGACCGCTTCCACGACGACCTCGGCGTCGAAAACTGGACCGTCAAGGGCCTCGAGTTCGCCGCCCACGACGGCCGCACCCTGAACGGGCAAGGGCTGGCATTCGCCACCTCCAACCGCGGCGCAGACCACATGTACGCCGAGTTCTACCCCTACGAGTACCCCCTCGTCGGCAAGGACGACGCCTTCGAGAAAGACGGACTCGAGGGCAAGCCCCCGAAACTCGTCGAACTCGAGAACCTGAACGTCGTCAAAGACAGCGCCGTCCTCTGTAAGTTCTCGCGGGACTTCATCAGCGAAGAACGCCTCGAGACGCTGCTCGACGCCGACTACGAAGAGTTGCTGGCCGTCGGCGAACGCACCGTCGCCCTCGAGCGCCACTTCAACAACCAGCGCGGCTTCGACCGCGAAGACGACACGCTGCCCTACGAGATTCCCGACTTCGAAGAGGGACTCGAGGAGTACTACGACCTGCGCGACTGGAACGACGACGGTACCGTTCCAGACAGCGTGCTCGAGGAGACCGGCCCGTCCGGTGCGCCGGCCGACGACTGA
- a CDS encoding AMP-dependent synthetase/ligase encodes MDWERAEREFESEVLGTEPLGRMFQQTVERNGDRVAQQYKGGIYDRSLAGVAFDPALSGDYASLTYDEMGEIVRYLAAGFRDLGVETGDRVGIFSQTRLEWAQSDFALLSAGAVVTTVYKSSSPEKAQYLLDDPGATGVLVENEELLERILAVEDDLDLEFIVSMDELSGYDDREDVLTLADVYERGSECYDPEAYEEWLDSVEFDDLASIIYTSGTTGKPKGVQLTHRNFRTNVNQVYRRYGPRPDKDDDVPVIDEESKLVSYLPLAHVFERTAGHFLLFAAGATVAYAEDSETLQEDFGLVQPTGATSVPRVYEKIYDAIREQASESAVKERIFNWATEVGREYQRTDDPGPVLEFKLSVADKLVFSQVKEALGGNVEMLVSGGGTLSSDLCTLYHGMGLPIFEGYGLTETSPVVATNPPEEPKIGSVGPAIVDCEVKVDDSVVSEDEAAGTEGETGELLVKGPNVFEGYWNKPAETDRAFTDDGYFRTGDIVTIRPDGYIEFVERTKQILVLSTGKNVAPAPIEDSFASSEIVEQCMVVGDGEKFIGALIVPNMEGLRRRAEDAGVSLPADDDAACEHEWVREQVDEEVAAANENFESYETIKEYRLTPIEFTEENELLTPTMKKKRRAILDEFEAEVESIYTEAETEQAPEA; translated from the coding sequence ATGGACTGGGAGCGCGCAGAACGGGAGTTCGAGAGCGAGGTGCTGGGAACGGAACCACTCGGGCGGATGTTTCAACAGACGGTCGAGCGAAACGGCGATCGGGTCGCCCAGCAGTACAAAGGAGGAATCTACGACCGGAGTCTGGCCGGGGTCGCGTTCGACCCCGCACTGTCGGGTGACTACGCGAGTCTGACCTACGACGAGATGGGCGAGATCGTCCGGTATCTTGCCGCCGGGTTCAGAGACCTCGGCGTCGAGACCGGCGACAGAGTGGGAATTTTCTCCCAGACTCGACTCGAGTGGGCCCAGTCCGACTTCGCGCTGCTGTCGGCCGGGGCGGTCGTCACCACCGTCTACAAGAGTTCCTCGCCGGAGAAGGCACAGTACCTGCTCGACGACCCGGGGGCGACCGGCGTCCTCGTCGAGAACGAGGAGCTGTTAGAGCGTATCCTCGCGGTCGAAGACGATCTCGACCTCGAGTTCATCGTCTCGATGGACGAGCTCTCGGGGTACGACGACCGCGAGGACGTTCTGACGCTCGCGGACGTCTACGAGCGCGGGTCGGAGTGTTACGATCCGGAGGCCTACGAGGAGTGGCTCGACTCGGTGGAGTTCGACGACCTCGCGAGCATCATCTACACGAGCGGGACGACCGGCAAGCCGAAGGGCGTCCAGCTCACCCACCGCAACTTCCGGACGAACGTCAACCAGGTCTACCGGCGGTACGGGCCGCGACCGGACAAGGACGACGACGTCCCCGTCATCGACGAGGAGAGTAAACTCGTCTCCTACCTGCCGCTGGCGCACGTCTTCGAGCGAACGGCCGGACACTTCTTGCTGTTCGCCGCCGGGGCAACCGTCGCCTACGCGGAAGACTCAGAGACCCTGCAAGAGGACTTCGGCCTCGTCCAGCCCACCGGCGCAACGAGCGTCCCCCGGGTCTACGAGAAGATCTACGACGCCATCCGCGAACAGGCCAGCGAGTCGGCGGTCAAAGAGCGGATCTTCAACTGGGCGACCGAGGTCGGCAGGGAGTACCAGCGAACCGACGATCCCGGGCCGGTACTCGAGTTCAAGCTCTCGGTCGCCGACAAGCTGGTGTTCAGTCAGGTCAAGGAGGCCCTCGGAGGCAACGTCGAGATGCTCGTCAGCGGCGGCGGGACGCTCTCGTCGGATCTCTGTACCCTCTACCACGGCATGGGGCTGCCCATCTTCGAGGGCTACGGCCTGACCGAGACCTCGCCCGTCGTCGCGACGAACCCGCCGGAAGAGCCGAAAATCGGGAGCGTCGGCCCGGCAATCGTCGACTGCGAGGTGAAAGTCGACGACTCGGTCGTCTCCGAGGATGAAGCAGCAGGTACCGAAGGCGAGACCGGCGAACTGCTCGTCAAGGGGCCGAACGTCTTCGAGGGCTACTGGAACAAGCCCGCCGAGACCGATCGAGCCTTCACCGACGACGGCTACTTCCGGACCGGCGACATCGTCACCATCCGACCCGACGGCTACATCGAGTTCGTAGAGCGGACGAAGCAGATCCTGGTGCTCTCGACCGGCAAGAACGTCGCGCCCGCGCCCATCGAGGACTCGTTCGCCTCGAGTGAGATCGTCGAGCAGTGTATGGTCGTCGGCGACGGCGAGAAGTTCATCGGCGCGCTGATCGTGCCAAACATGGAGGGACTGCGCCGACGCGCCGAGGACGCTGGCGTCTCCCTGCCCGCAGACGACGACGCTGCCTGCGAACACGAGTGGGTCCGCGAGCAGGTCGACGAGGAAGTCGCGGCGGCAAACGAGAACTTCGAGTCCTACGAGACGATCAAAGAGTACCGGCTGACTCCGATCGAGTTCACCGAAGAAAACGAGTTGCTTACCCCCACGATGAAGAAGAAACGCCGGGCGATCTTAGACGAATTCGAGGCGGAAGTCGAATCGATCTATACCGAGGCAGAAACCGAACAGGCGCCGGAAGCCTGA
- a CDS encoding AMP-dependent synthetase/ligase, with the protein MNWREAERNHDDEVIGETNLARMYEDAAERYGDRRAQLYKGGIYDRSLTDAVVPEAPPGEFAPISYAEMRDIVRNLSAGFHDLGVEKGDRVGIFANTRMEWAQTDFALLSLGAVITTVYTSSSPEQVQYLLDDPDASAVVVENEELLERVLAVEDDLDLEFIVSMDELSGYDDRDDIYTLEEIYHRGRECFDLEAYQERIDAVDLDDLASLIYTSGTTGKPKGVQLTHWNFRSNVNAIRKRYGPRPDKDDDVPVIDEESVAVAYLPLAHVFERTAGHFVRFSSGVAVGYAESPDTLQEDFATVQPTEATSVPRVYEKIYDAIREQASESGVKRKIFEWATDVGVEYQRADSPGAILELKRSLADKLVFSSVREALGGEIELLISGGGSLSPELCQLYHAMGLPIFEGYGLTETSPVVTTNPPEAAKTGTIGPALENVEVKVDESVVDQAPFEDDPGEVGELLVKGPNVTEGYWNRPSATDRSFTEDGFFRTGDVVHIRPDGYLEFRDRLKQLVVLSTGKNVAPGPIEDKFAASEIVEQAMVVGNDEKFIGALLVPNTDHIRNWADEEGIDLPDDPDAMCDHERVREYIQDEVDRVNEHFEKHETIKQFELVPQEFTEENEMLTPTMKKKRRVILDEFEDRVERIYADA; encoded by the coding sequence ATGAACTGGCGGGAGGCCGAACGCAACCACGACGACGAGGTGATCGGGGAGACGAACCTCGCCCGCATGTACGAGGACGCCGCCGAACGGTACGGCGATCGGCGGGCCCAGCTGTACAAAGGTGGGATCTACGACCGGTCGTTGACCGACGCGGTCGTTCCTGAGGCACCGCCCGGCGAGTTCGCGCCCATCTCATACGCCGAGATGCGCGACATCGTCCGGAACCTCTCGGCCGGCTTCCACGACCTCGGCGTCGAGAAGGGCGACCGCGTGGGTATCTTCGCGAACACCCGCATGGAGTGGGCCCAGACCGACTTCGCCCTGTTGAGCCTCGGGGCGGTCATCACGACCGTCTACACGAGTTCCTCGCCAGAACAGGTCCAGTACCTGCTCGACGATCCAGACGCCTCGGCCGTCGTCGTCGAGAACGAGGAACTACTCGAGCGCGTCCTCGCGGTCGAAGACGACCTCGACCTCGAGTTCATCGTCTCGATGGACGAACTCTCGGGATACGACGACCGCGACGATATCTACACCCTCGAGGAGATCTACCACCGCGGTCGGGAGTGCTTCGACCTCGAGGCCTACCAGGAGCGGATCGACGCCGTCGACCTCGACGACCTCGCGAGCCTGATCTACACGAGCGGGACGACCGGCAAGCCGAAGGGCGTCCAGCTGACCCACTGGAACTTCCGGTCGAACGTCAACGCGATCCGCAAGCGCTACGGCCCGCGCCCCGACAAAGACGACGACGTCCCCGTCATCGACGAGGAGTCGGTCGCCGTGGCGTACCTGCCGCTGGCACACGTCTTCGAGCGGACGGCCGGCCACTTCGTCCGGTTCTCGAGCGGCGTCGCCGTCGGCTACGCGGAGAGTCCGGACACCCTTCAGGAGGACTTCGCGACGGTCCAGCCGACGGAGGCGACGAGCGTCCCGCGCGTCTACGAGAAAATCTACGACGCCATCCGCGAACAGGCGAGCGAATCCGGCGTCAAACGGAAGATCTTCGAGTGGGCGACCGACGTCGGCGTCGAGTACCAGCGCGCCGACTCGCCGGGAGCGATCCTCGAACTCAAACGGTCGCTCGCGGACAAACTCGTCTTCTCTTCGGTTCGGGAGGCGCTGGGTGGAGAGATCGAACTGCTCATCAGCGGGGGCGGCAGCCTCTCGCCGGAACTCTGTCAGCTCTACCACGCGATGGGACTGCCCATCTTCGAGGGCTACGGCCTGACCGAGACCTCTCCCGTGGTCACGACGAACCCGCCGGAAGCGGCCAAGACCGGCACCATCGGCCCCGCACTCGAGAACGTCGAGGTGAAAGTCGACGAGAGCGTCGTCGATCAGGCACCGTTCGAAGACGACCCCGGCGAGGTCGGCGAACTGCTCGTCAAGGGACCGAACGTGACCGAGGGCTACTGGAACCGGCCGAGTGCGACCGACCGGTCGTTCACCGAGGACGGCTTCTTCCGCACCGGCGACGTCGTCCACATCCGCCCCGACGGCTACCTCGAGTTCCGGGACCGACTCAAACAGCTCGTCGTCCTCTCGACAGGCAAGAACGTCGCCCCGGGTCCGATCGAGGACAAGTTCGCTGCCAGCGAGATCGTCGAGCAGGCGATGGTCGTCGGCAACGACGAGAAGTTCATCGGCGCGTTGCTCGTCCCGAACACCGACCACATCCGGAACTGGGCCGACGAGGAAGGCATCGACCTCCCCGACGACCCCGACGCGATGTGTGACCACGAGCGCGTCCGCGAATACATTCAGGACGAAGTCGACCGCGTCAACGAGCACTTCGAGAAACACGAGACGATCAAGCAGTTCGAACTCGTCCCCCAGGAGTTCACCGAGGAAAACGAGATGCTTACCCCCACGATGAAGAAGAAACGCCGGGTCATCTTAGACGAGTTCGAAGACCGCGTCGAACGGATCTACGCCGACGCCTGA
- a CDS encoding MBL fold metallo-hydrolase, with the protein MAPGDVHEVDIDGCADCYYVDTGMYDTERYGAAYVLDADRPAVVESGIGTNHEYVLEALDELGIERAELAAIAVTHIHLDHAGGAGFLAEACPNADVYVPGVAAGLLVEPDRLVDGTKAAVGDQWEFYVEPEPLDDERIVEIDDGDEIDLGDHTLEVYGAPGHAFHQVVFYDPDMDAMFTGDAAGIWVPEREEIKETSPPNDFDLEGCLADLEMIREVDPDVLCYTHFGPREVSDDLEAALAEYESVLTEWVESVEEKRVELDDDEAVVDHFAETASLPGAWNDRKIRAEAAMNTRGVLEYLDQRD; encoded by the coding sequence ATGGCTCCCGGAGACGTTCACGAAGTCGACATCGACGGCTGTGCGGACTGTTACTACGTCGACACCGGAATGTACGACACGGAACGGTACGGTGCCGCGTACGTCCTCGACGCCGATCGACCAGCGGTCGTCGAGAGCGGCATCGGAACCAACCACGAGTACGTCCTCGAGGCACTCGATGAACTCGGGATCGAGCGCGCCGAACTGGCGGCGATCGCCGTGACCCACATCCACCTCGATCACGCTGGCGGGGCAGGCTTTCTCGCCGAGGCGTGCCCGAACGCCGACGTCTACGTCCCGGGCGTCGCCGCCGGGTTGCTCGTCGAACCCGACCGCCTCGTCGACGGGACGAAAGCCGCCGTCGGCGACCAGTGGGAGTTCTACGTCGAACCGGAACCCCTCGACGACGAGCGGATCGTCGAGATCGACGACGGCGACGAGATCGACCTCGGCGACCACACCCTCGAGGTGTACGGCGCGCCCGGCCACGCGTTCCACCAGGTCGTCTTCTACGATCCCGACATGGACGCGATGTTCACCGGGGATGCCGCCGGTATCTGGGTTCCCGAACGCGAAGAGATCAAAGAGACCTCCCCGCCGAACGACTTCGATCTCGAGGGCTGTCTGGCCGACCTCGAAATGATCCGTGAGGTCGACCCCGACGTCCTCTGTTACACTCACTTCGGTCCCCGGGAGGTGAGCGACGACCTCGAGGCGGCACTCGCAGAGTACGAGTCCGTTCTCACCGAGTGGGTCGAGTCCGTCGAGGAGAAACGGGTGGAACTGGACGACGACGAGGCGGTCGTCGACCACTTCGCAGAGACGGCCTCGCTTCCGGGTGCCTGGAACGATCGCAAGATTCGCGCAGAGGCGGCGATGAACACGCGCGGCGTACTCGAGTACCTCGATCAGCGAGACTGA
- a CDS encoding ATP-binding protein, translating into MTDGDIGRGRSAVVSRGISIAGLALFATVFVWWWTFRDELDALAIVFAFVFSAGPALVLVWGGHKLESYAVPPNRCRRVLGWTAVGLVVMLVLNVPTMLAFPWENTAGNAAWLHFSVSVGAAGGFVVGYVELRAITREVDSTATALRASHLEDERAVLGYLNDLLRHEVLNSIQIVDGHASLLLAEEDDHETRERLETIRSETQSLAVVVDDVRAMLEANQEPDRSSTVDLVPLLEDVVSTARTTQPEAVIETSIPGTMPVRGNEGLRWVFSNLLENAIEHNDAETPRVSVTVTVDDGAPVHVDATGATNGNRTTDAAAETVTVVVADDGPGIPPEIQDTLFERRSSNHGLGLYLAHILAARYDGRVDLAKTGPDGSTFTVTLPRVDADLDDSGQRTRSSAISVSSDGSSDVETPASEALESTPEER; encoded by the coding sequence ATGACCGACGGCGACATCGGCCGAGGCCGCTCGGCGGTCGTTTCGAGAGGCATCTCGATTGCTGGCCTCGCGCTGTTTGCCACCGTTTTCGTCTGGTGGTGGACCTTTCGGGACGAACTCGACGCCCTCGCGATCGTCTTCGCGTTCGTCTTCAGTGCCGGCCCCGCACTCGTTCTGGTCTGGGGTGGGCACAAACTCGAGAGCTACGCCGTCCCGCCGAATCGCTGCCGGCGAGTCCTCGGCTGGACGGCCGTCGGCCTCGTCGTCATGCTCGTGCTCAACGTACCGACGATGCTCGCGTTCCCCTGGGAGAACACCGCCGGAAACGCGGCCTGGCTCCACTTTTCGGTTAGCGTCGGTGCCGCCGGCGGCTTCGTCGTCGGCTACGTCGAACTCAGAGCCATCACTCGCGAGGTCGACTCGACAGCCACCGCACTCAGGGCCTCCCACCTCGAGGACGAACGCGCGGTGCTCGGCTACCTCAACGACCTCCTCAGACACGAAGTGTTGAACAGCATCCAGATCGTCGACGGCCACGCCTCACTGTTGCTCGCCGAGGAGGACGATCACGAAACCCGCGAACGGCTCGAGACCATTCGCAGCGAGACCCAGTCGCTCGCCGTCGTCGTCGACGACGTTCGCGCGATGCTCGAGGCCAATCAGGAACCCGACCGTTCGAGCACCGTCGATCTCGTCCCCCTCCTCGAAGACGTCGTCTCGACGGCCCGAACGACCCAACCGGAAGCGGTGATCGAGACGTCGATCCCCGGGACGATGCCGGTTCGCGGTAACGAGGGCCTCAGGTGGGTCTTCTCGAACCTGCTCGAGAACGCGATCGAACACAACGACGCCGAGACGCCACGCGTTTCGGTGACAGTCACGGTCGACGACGGTGCACCAGTCCACGTCGACGCCACCGGAGCGACGAACGGGAACAGGACCACCGACGCTGCTGCCGAGACAGTCACCGTCGTCGTCGCCGACGACGGCCCCGGCATCCCGCCCGAGATCCAGGACACCCTGTTCGAGCGCCGCTCGAGCAACCACGGCCTCGGTCTCTACCTCGCACACATCCTCGCAGCACGATACGACGGGCGCGTCGACCTCGCAAAGACCGGTCCCGACGGCTCGACGTTCACCGTGACCCTCCCTCGAGTGGACGCAGACCTCGACGACTCCGGTCAGCGTACCCGCTCGAGCGCCATCTCTGTGTCCAGCGACGGCTCGTCCGACGTCGAAACGCCTGCCAGCGAGGCGCTCGAGTCGACTCCAGAGGAACGCTGA
- the lysS gene encoding lysine--tRNA ligase — MSDDAPTDDPEDAATSPYTLQREESDDHHAFWADAVADRILERDPDEPIVVKGGISPSGVPHLGNVNEIMRGYYVAEVLRERGYEVRQVFTADDRDPLRGLPRTLCDLEGNLVDLGDVDAGALGRNLGAPYTDIPDPFGCCDSYGEHFSQIIADSADAVDVPIELVSNTDCYEAGEFDEVTEHVLEHADRAREVLSQYQDKVDAEGDYVPFNPICSECGKLTETVTGVDLEAEPPTVDYRCTDMDAGDQTIDGCGHEGTATIREGKMPWRFEWPGQWQVLGVDFEPFGKDHAEGSWPSGDDVARNVLEIEPPVPMVYEWFTLDGEPFSSSAGNVILVSDVLELIEPEVLRYFFAKDPSKARDFSVERLDQLVDEFDRFEAIYVGEVEGTEDERQFAERVYPLVVEGAAEDAETERVDGRANEPEERIRLPYTFAAVLGMTDDPDLREEIARREGHIPEDAPEWAVESALERVERARNWARRTENEFDYELKRSELPAHEFDAATEAALDELADFVAADEDVDPEELQGEIYETAKRNDVPVGDFFSAGYRLFFDEEQGPKLGTFLAKVDREFVIDRLRRER, encoded by the coding sequence ATGAGCGACGACGCTCCCACCGACGATCCGGAAGACGCGGCGACGAGCCCGTACACGCTCCAGCGCGAGGAGAGTGACGACCACCACGCGTTCTGGGCCGACGCGGTCGCAGACCGAATCCTCGAGCGCGATCCGGACGAACCGATCGTCGTCAAAGGTGGCATCTCGCCGTCGGGCGTCCCCCACCTCGGGAACGTCAACGAGATCATGCGCGGCTACTACGTCGCCGAGGTCCTCCGAGAACGGGGCTACGAGGTCCGCCAGGTGTTCACCGCCGACGACCGCGACCCGCTTCGCGGGCTCCCGCGAACGCTCTGTGACCTCGAGGGGAACCTCGTCGACCTTGGCGACGTCGACGCCGGCGCACTCGGGCGCAATCTCGGTGCACCCTACACCGACATCCCCGATCCGTTCGGCTGCTGTGACTCCTACGGCGAACACTTCTCGCAGATCATCGCCGACAGCGCCGACGCCGTCGACGTCCCGATCGAGCTCGTCTCGAACACCGACTGCTACGAGGCCGGCGAGTTCGACGAGGTGACCGAACACGTCCTCGAGCACGCAGATCGCGCGCGCGAAGTGCTCTCGCAGTACCAGGACAAAGTCGACGCCGAGGGTGATTACGTCCCGTTCAACCCGATCTGTTCGGAGTGTGGAAAGCTCACCGAGACGGTGACAGGGGTCGACCTCGAGGCCGAGCCACCGACGGTCGACTACCGCTGTACGGACATGGACGCCGGGGACCAGACGATCGACGGCTGTGGCCACGAGGGAACCGCGACGATCCGTGAAGGGAAGATGCCCTGGCGGTTCGAGTGGCCCGGCCAGTGGCAGGTGCTGGGTGTCGACTTCGAACCGTTCGGCAAGGACCACGCCGAAGGTTCCTGGCCCAGCGGCGACGACGTCGCACGAAACGTCCTCGAGATCGAACCCCCCGTCCCGATGGTCTACGAGTGGTTCACCCTGGACGGCGAACCGTTCTCGTCCTCTGCGGGGAACGTCATCCTCGTCTCGGACGTCCTCGAGTTGATCGAACCCGAAGTCCTGCGGTATTTCTTCGCGAAAGACCCGTCGAAAGCGCGGGATTTCAGCGTCGAGCGCCTCGACCAGCTCGTCGACGAGTTCGACCGCTTCGAGGCGATCTACGTCGGCGAGGTCGAGGGAACCGAGGACGAACGCCAGTTCGCCGAGCGCGTCTATCCGCTCGTCGTCGAGGGGGCGGCGGAGGACGCCGAAACCGAGCGCGTCGACGGGCGCGCGAACGAACCCGAGGAGCGAATCCGCCTTCCGTACACCTTCGCCGCGGTGCTCGGGATGACCGACGACCCCGACCTCCGCGAGGAGATCGCCCGTCGCGAGGGTCACATCCCCGAGGACGCTCCCGAGTGGGCCGTCGAGAGCGCCCTCGAGCGCGTCGAACGGGCCCGAAACTGGGCCCGCAGAACCGAAAACGAGTTCGACTACGAACTCAAGCGCTCGGAGCTACCGGCCCACGAGTTCGACGCGGCGACGGAGGCCGCACTCGACGAACTCGCGGACTTCGTCGCAGCCGACGAGGACGTCGATCCCGAGGAACTGCAGGGCGAGATCTACGAGACGGCCAAGCGAAACGACGTGCCGGTGGGGGACTTCTTCTCCGCAGGCTACCGGCTGTTCTTCGACGAAGAACAGGGGCCGAAACTGGGGACGTTCCTCGCGAAAGTCGACCGTGAGTTCGTGATCGATCGATTGCGCCGGGAACGATAA
- the pyrH gene encoding UMP kinase, which translates to MKVVVSIGGSVLVPEPGGDRVAEHAAVVEDLVADGCRVGAVVGGGGVAREYITAARELGANEIELDQLGIDVTRLNARLLIAALGEDTITAPARDYDEAGEAIRQGDVSVMGGVAPAQTTDAVGAALAEYVDADLLVYATSVPGVFSADPNEDDDATKYDELTATELVDVIGGLEMTAGASSPVDLLAAKIIQRSGMRTIVLDGTDPERIARAVRHGDHDGTDVIPEGVGEEPTYWAENER; encoded by the coding sequence ATGAAAGTGGTCGTTTCTATCGGCGGGAGCGTGCTCGTGCCCGAGCCGGGCGGGGATCGGGTGGCCGAACACGCGGCCGTCGTCGAGGACCTCGTCGCGGACGGCTGTCGCGTCGGTGCCGTCGTCGGGGGCGGCGGCGTCGCCCGCGAGTACATCACCGCGGCGCGCGAACTGGGGGCCAACGAGATCGAACTCGACCAGCTGGGGATCGACGTCACCAGGCTCAACGCCCGGTTACTCATCGCCGCACTCGGCGAGGATACGATCACCGCGCCCGCGAGAGATTACGACGAAGCCGGCGAGGCCATCCGCCAGGGTGACGTTTCGGTCATGGGCGGGGTCGCGCCAGCCCAGACCACCGACGCCGTCGGGGCCGCCCTCGCCGAGTACGTCGACGCCGACCTGCTCGTCTACGCGACGAGCGTCCCCGGCGTCTTCAGCGCCGATCCGAACGAGGACGACGACGCGACGAAGTACGACGAACTCACCGCGACCGAACTCGTCGACGTCATCGGCGGCCTCGAGATGACCGCCGGTGCGTCCTCTCCGGTCGACCTGCTCGCGGCGAAGATCATCCAGCGGTCGGGGATGCGCACCATCGTCCTCGACGGCACCGACCCAGAGCGGATCGCCCGCGCGGTCCGTCACGGCGACCACGACGGCACGGACGTGATCCCGGAGGGCGTCGGCGAGGAACCGACCTACTGGGCCGAGAACGAACGATGA